In Archangium violaceum, the following are encoded in one genomic region:
- a CDS encoding cytochrome P450 yields the protein MTAAPALPPTAPPTTGEYAPSRLELIKTARSRGRLGMMMDVWHNHGDLTRLRIGQRPFFLVVHPSHVRHISVTHRQNYDKLQSYENVRQLLLGDGVLSATGEDWRQQRKLMAPFFTPRNVEKFLPIFIADTQHFIERWRSRQGSGQPVEMLTEMMLITARVILHSVFSTDSDETLLRFKGAVETMIGFVSARSNQPFQMPLWLPTPGNLRFRRAQRLVNAYIRQLLAQRRAIPEAQWPEDLLTKLMTTRDEETGATMADQLLLDNGITLFFAGHETTARTLSFLWYALSQNPEVEARLHAELDSVLGDAPPTIDDLKKLPYTLRVVKEVLRLYPAAPFYARDAIAEDSLDGVTIPAGSRMLLFSYATHRHPDFWEDPERFEPDRWSPEREAARDSHAYHPFAAGQRICLGNNFSLFETHLITAMLARRFKVRLEPGHTPHIDTAGTLGVRNGLWMRIEAR from the coding sequence ATGACAGCCGCCCCCGCGCTTCCTCCCACCGCTCCTCCCACCACCGGCGAGTACGCTCCCTCTCGCCTCGAGCTGATCAAGACAGCTCGGAGCCGCGGCCGTCTCGGGATGATGATGGACGTCTGGCACAACCACGGTGACCTGACGCGCCTGCGGATCGGCCAGCGCCCGTTCTTCCTGGTGGTCCACCCCTCGCACGTGCGCCACATCTCCGTCACCCACCGCCAGAACTACGACAAGCTCCAGAGCTACGAGAACGTCCGCCAGCTGTTGCTCGGCGATGGAGTGCTCTCCGCCACCGGCGAGGACTGGCGCCAGCAGCGCAAGCTCATGGCTCCGTTCTTCACCCCTCGCAACGTGGAGAAGTTCCTCCCCATCTTCATCGCCGACACCCAGCACTTCATCGAGCGCTGGCGCTCGCGCCAGGGCTCCGGCCAGCCCGTCGAGATGCTCACCGAGATGATGCTCATCACCGCCCGCGTCATCCTGCACTCCGTCTTCAGCACGGACTCGGACGAGACCCTGCTGCGCTTCAAGGGCGCGGTGGAGACGATGATCGGCTTCGTGTCGGCTCGGAGCAACCAGCCGTTCCAGATGCCGCTGTGGCTGCCCACTCCCGGCAACCTGCGCTTCAGGCGGGCCCAGCGGCTCGTGAACGCCTATATCCGCCAGCTCCTCGCGCAGCGCCGCGCCATCCCCGAGGCCCAGTGGCCCGAGGATCTCCTCACGAAGTTGATGACCACGCGCGACGAGGAGACGGGCGCCACCATGGCGGACCAGCTCCTGCTCGACAACGGCATCACCCTGTTCTTCGCCGGGCACGAGACCACGGCCCGCACGCTGTCGTTCCTCTGGTACGCGCTCTCCCAGAACCCCGAGGTGGAGGCGCGCCTGCACGCCGAGCTGGACTCGGTGCTGGGGGACGCGCCGCCGACGATCGACGACCTGAAGAAGCTCCCGTACACCCTCCGGGTCGTGAAGGAGGTGCTCCGGCTCTATCCGGCCGCGCCGTTCTACGCGCGCGATGCCATCGCCGAGGACTCGCTCGACGGGGTGACGATCCCCGCCGGTTCACGGATGCTGCTCTTCTCGTACGCCACCCACCGCCACCCGGACTTCTGGGAGGACCCGGAGCGGTTCGAGCCCGATCGCTGGTCGCCCGAGCGCGAGGCGGCACGTGACTCGCACGCCTACCACCCGTTCGCGGCCGGCCAGCGCATCTGCCTGGGCAACAACTTCTCCCTGTTCGAGACGCACCTGATCACCGCCATGCTGGCGCGCCGGTTCAAGGTGCGTCTGGAGCCCGGTCACACGCCGCACATCGACACGGCCGGCACGCTCGGCGTGCGCAACGGCCTGTGGATGCGCATCGAGGCGCGTTAG